One part of the Lotus japonicus ecotype B-129 chromosome 2, LjGifu_v1.2 genome encodes these proteins:
- the LOC130740909 gene encoding BTB/POZ and TAZ domain-containing protein 4: MMSNTDSNCCKPPRSGEKRIPAPPPLPRFTAIGCPCDCLVTNQYSAQKGSATRDLWERLFDAGYRADVCINTENGGIVYAHSNILGMTSPVIRGMLKQAKRHNRWRSISIFGVPHDVVRVFIRFLYSSRLEKEEMEEYILHLLVLSHVYMVPDLKRECEQKLELGLLTIDNLVDVFQLALLCDAPRLSLICHRKILKNFKAVSVSEGWKAMKQSHPILEKEILESVIDEENSKKERIRKINEREIYLQLYDAMEALVHICRDGCRTIGPHDKDFKANQPCRYAACKALELLVRHFAGCKLRVPGGCVHCKRMWQLLELHSRLCADPDFCRVPLCRNFKQRVSKQSKKEEIRWKILVEKILRTRGIGIAPCFRPQ; this comes from the exons ATGATGTCTAACACTGACAGCAATTGTTGTAAACCACCCCGGAGCGGTGAGAAACGCATTCCGGCACCACCGCCTTTGCCCCGTTTTACAGCAATTGGTTGTCCTTGTGACTGCCTGGTGACGAATCAGTATTCAGCACAGAAAGGGTCAGCAACAAGAGATTTGTGGGAGCGTCTCTTTGATGCAGGTTACAGAGCAGATGTTTGCATTAATACTGAAAATGGTGGCATTGTTTATGCTCACTCTAACATTCTT GGCATGACTTCTCCCGTTATCAGAGGCATGCTGAAGCAAGCAAAACGTCACAATCGATGGCGATCAATCTCAATCTTTGGTGTTCCTCATGACGTGGTTCGAGTTTTCATTCGATTCCTGTACTCTTCTCG tttggagaaagaagaaatGGAGGAATACATCCTACATTTGCTGGTGCTGTCACATGTATACATGGTCCCAGACTTGAAGCGTGAGTGCGAACAGAAGCTAGAATTGGGATTACTCACTATAGATAATTTAGTTGATGTATTTCAACTTGCATTACTGTGTGATGCTCCACGGCTCAGCCTCATTTGTCACCGTAAGATACTAAAGAACTTCAAAGCTGTTTCTGTGTCCGAAGGATGGAAAGCAATGAAGCAGAGCCACCCTATTCTAGAAAAGGAAATTCTGGAGTCAGTGATTGACGAGGAAAAT AGCAAAAAGGAGAGGATAAGAAAAATCAATGAAAGAGAGATATATCTGCAACTATACGATGCGATGGAAGCGCTTGTTCACATATGTAGAGATGGTTGTCGAACTATTGGCCCTCATGATAAGGACTTCAAAGCAAACCAACCATGTAGGTATGCCGCCTGCAAGGCATTGGAGTTGCTTGTTCGACATTTTGCTGGCTGCAAGTTGAGAGTCCCAGGGGGTTGTGTTCATTGCAAGAGGATGTGGCAACTATTGGAGCTACACTCTAGACTATGTGCTGATCCTGATTTTTGTAGAGTTCCGTTATGCAG GAACTTTAAGCAGCGAGTGTCAAAAcaaagcaagaaagaagaaatcagATGGAAAATATTGGTTGAAAAGATCTTGAGAACAAGAGGAATTGGGATAGCACCATGCTTTAGGCCACAATGA